In Zingiber officinale cultivar Zhangliang chromosome 3A, Zo_v1.1, whole genome shotgun sequence, the DNA window cgcctccaagcctgctggaggcgcctccaagctggcagcactgtttccagcttggtttttctagcttccgacgctccgttcttttgggtgattgcgaccaaccggaatagggctcaccctaacccaattcctggccttctcctcgagcagccttccgtcccggcttaacatccctcgaacgccgcgcacgcttttcacgcccaccggagtactcttccgcagctctctcgtccttcgaacgcaccgagcccgtcggctcccttcccgtgccgtccttctcgctagctgcgtcttccactcgacttcctgtgctcctaagctcctacacactcagacacagggatcaaacacagcaggacctaaccaacttggttgatcacatcaaaactaccacggggtccaacactaagttcagaatgtatgccGCCATTTCCAGATTATATCtcgaaaataaatttggtaattctgaataactcgtCATTGatataaccatttccataaggatcctattccttcattctgccacaccattctgttggtgtgtaccaggtgcagataattgggattgaatcctgacctctgataagtaactcctaaactctcctaagaggtactctccaccatgatcagaccgtagtctCTTGagacttttaccatgatgtttctccacatcaaccttgtactctttgaacttatcaaagcacttagacttgtgacgcatcaagtaaatgtatccatatctcgaatagtcatctataaaagagataaaatattcgaaaccacctcttgcctagatagtcataggccccCACAAATTAGAATggaccaattccaacacttctttggctctatacccctttgctttaaaatgcctcttggtcatttttccttccaagcaagactcataggttggaaagttttccactacaaatgaacccaaaggtccatcggctattaacctttgaatcctactcaaattaatatgacccaatcttagatgccaaagatatgtttggttcatttccgaaggttgctttctcgtattagaattagaagatgtgttattaatttccatttgttgcatcatgggagttattggattaagagtatacaaattgtcaaccaatgcaccagaacagataaccaccatatttttcttgacaaccactttgtcatcaaaagaaatagaatatccatccataaataattttaaaactgaaatcaaattctttttaaaacatggtatgtaaagataatttctcaaaatcaaagttttatcctatcaaaagataaataaacatctcccactgcaacagtcgccactctcgtagcattgcccatgtagacagtgatctccccttcatgtagtcgtctggtttcctggaacccctgcaatgaattgtagacatgatcagtggctcccgtatctacacaccaagtaccgatagataacaccgctaaatatgtttcaataactaatgaataagatatacctttattgttctcctttctatgaGGACATCCCACCTTtcaatgtctagactgcttgcatgtgaagcacttacccttcagcttcttcacacctacctacgacccagtcccttgaggtcgaatcactttctttgtcgaaccaacttgtttcttcttcttctttccgactTTTGGCTTAGAGGaagaaacgttttcagcaatgtgaacttgagaatttTGATGAAATATCCCTTCTTCCGGTTGgagttttgtcagaagttccgccaatgaataaacccttttgttcatgttgtaattcaggcaGGACTGCTTAAAACTTTTGGgcagcatttggagaatgatatcgacctgggtttccccatcgatttcagctccaaggacttctatctcattcaaatgagccatcatctcaaggatatgatccctcacgggtgcccctcagtcatggtagtcgtcattaagtttctcatggcttcctacctggcagcccgattctagtgtccgaagagttccttgagattgaacaTCATGTCTTAGCCAGTGGGTaacgcctgatgctgatgttgcagcacatttgacatagaagccaaaatgtaacaccgcaccatctcatctaccttgacccattttctatgtctctctatctcctcttcactagaatccttatcaagcACGCTAGggcagacctcaagaagtatgaacttgtattcttcagcagttaagacaatgtccaagtttcgtttccaatcaatataatttggaccaataagtttattttcttttaaaataacagcaagaggatttaaagccattttgaaatcctgagaatcacaaaataaaatatttggtcaaaactttagaatttaaaataatattgattcctcaaacaatataatttaaattcaccaacacctcaaaacaccgtgaatttcatataccatgatagtgtggatgtatactaattcaaacatttgttagaggaggttttacccattaaatttattatcttgttaacctaactttttgacaaataaaattaacagtTGATTcatcttcgatcacacaaataatagcagtgactccgatggggaggatactattaaatgcacctaagtatataccattacttgatacttagtccattaattaggattgtgccccttcagatagagaagatcacacattcctagataatttcctataatcatccatagaggaagtttgatctaatgatccgcaaacaaactcatccaatatggaggaagacacttaaagccaacgcgcaagtttgaatgcatcacttacaaaccagtaatggagaccatggaatttatttaaataatccctctcctacttagttatttaaatcgaggacttttaacatgcacacacatcacaacacatagcatcacaacacataaaaacatTATATAGaggtaataaatataaaaataaaattttcaactattatggcctcatccaacgctgtcctctaatatgccgccaatggatcaagtcgtcgcatctatcttgcttccttcttctccgtgcctccggtcctcaaaatagcaccacgcatagcaaggatacaagccgcaacaaaaaaaataaaatttacattcatcgatcctatattccacaaaggaatttacatgtaatctagatcgaacagaatgtaaaaaattGATACGGCAACTGgacgtatttaattattacaatcatgcacacacatcaacCTCGACATGACCGAGGGTttaaatcacacacaaacacaaaagagccataatagttagacctaggatgcctgcaaccacaaagttaatctttctagcacatcgtactattatcctacctaaactatgagcagtgcataatttaactgaaaatcaATCACATAGAACCAGAAAacatgctttgataccacttgaaggcgctagAATtttgttctgtttcaatttccctgtacaaaagttgtacaagtacagaacttttcctagcaacccgcatgttctatcagacatgtgtttggtcaatcaagcaagttcttgatggatcaaagcacaccttgatcgaagtacaagatcgctggcctcttgtgttggtattcaaaattgatacaaagaaaataaaactaattacatagcggaatcaaagaactagttgtaccttttctttgtagctaacgACCTTTTGATCttttattgtattcctctcctcttcttagacgtcgtgtgggcgatgatctaccaataCAACAACCACCCTTCCCTTCGTTTCTTCCAAACTGCCAGCCACCAAGGaaagctctaggatggggcacctttttctcttcttcctcttcttcaagccgccgcccACTAAGGAAGAAGGGGCACCGACCCTAAGCAATGAGGAAGGGggtgccgaccctaagcaaggaggaagGGGGAGCCGACTCTTGGCAATGAGGAGGGGGCACCAGCCACCAGGGAGGAGGAGGGGGGCATCGACCATTGTTGTGGAGGAGGAGGGGTGCTGGCCACAAGGAAGAGATGTGGCCAGCCCTAGGTGGAGAAGAGATGTGGCGTCGACCCTAGGTGGAAGAGATGTGGCGCTGACCCTAGGTGGAAGAGATGTGGCGCTGACCCTAGGTGGAAGAGATGTGGCTCCGAAAACAAAACAACCGACAacttggatgggtggatgcgaggctttatatagaggctacaacagggacctagaggaggaattggtttaggcctcctgaagGGCTTGGACTTCttatgttcgacccgaacacccaacccaagtctatcaataataacccataccactaaagggttattattgaactaccgcaccaatcccatattacaatataggctcctacttatcatgagtgcgctaatctccccatgtttaagatatcgtatgcgtattaattaaatgagttactgacaactcaattatttaatatctaattccaagagtagtaccactcaactttattatcatgccggactaagtccacctgtagggtttacatgataatccttatgagctcctcaaggagacatcatcagccaaaataattaggacatagattccttctataatcaataacacaccatataaacaatactatttcccaacttattgggtctattgatttaatgaatcaatCTCAtcaattgataagttaaagaaataaatactaagtacatgtgcttgttattatatagggattaagaggacgcacatccataataacagagattttgttttttttatgtagttagtataaattgaacaacctcaaatggttttgctcaatacacacatagtttactagtgtaattttatagtcaagacaaactaataccaaattacactacaaccgttccaatggtttgtccctatccatcttggttgtgagctactatttataatttataaggaaccgataacatgatcttctgtgtggcaccacacaccatgttatctacaatatgaattaaatagacaactgcatcgacatatatataaatataaaatataaacatttgaccaaagtgattttcagttcaaaatattttaaaacagatgttcatacaaaagctaggcttatagtatacatcctaacaaggtTTCATGTTGGTTTTAATATATTTAAgacatgcaggacttggtgaaacacacaatCTTGGAAAGTCTCATCTTATGGCTCAAGTCcttgaagattggtgaaggatggtgtatccgagggacagcggacaaggagcaacggagtgaagccgagggaagcagacttcatgccaacgtgaaggatggcatgaAGAAGAGCTAcaggcttgagtgcatctgagggacaaaggctgaGGAGGAAGGCTTCAAGGGCAACTTCGGAGAGGATGAATGGGAGTGTGTAATtaagatcagtcgactgatagttatgactggtgtcggggttttcAGCAACATGTATATTAGGCTTGAAAGCTTGGAGAGAAGACATTATCTGATACAAAAATATTGTTAAGCTCTCCAAGTGATCTCTAAGTCTCCAGACTCTCAATCTCTTCTTCCTAAGCTCATCTTTAATCTTGTGAGAGGAAGAGAAcctcttgtaaaggtttctccaccttcattctTGGATCGAAAAGGAGAAGATCATAATAAAGCTTGATTGGGTGTGTGTgttccttagattagtcacctcaaggaggtggagaccaagtaaatcgaggaGTTAGCCTTGCCtttttattgcttttctatttcatTACTTTTTGTGCTTCCACTAACaaaggtatcagagcccggatcgcatcggaagaactcattgtcaactgaagcatcaagatgacatttCAGGACATCTCCAATCCATCACCAAAACACCAAATTTGGTGTCAATTTGACACCAAATTACTCCAACCCATACACCAAAACCCATCCCAAATATGGTGATGTGAATAGTGCAACACCATATTTGGTGTTGCACTATTCACATCACCATATTTGGTGATGgagagatttttttatttttatttttattatattattataaaatcaaatgtaattaattaataattattattttctttttctttttctttatttatagtataattaaatgtaattattatttattataaatttaaattaagtgcatttaatagaatatttaaattttattatgtatatttataaatatttaatttattaaaattattattttaattttatttaatatattttaattataattacatttataaattatcactaatttcataaacataatacaataaaatattaaaatttttgatatgCATAAATATACAATACATTACCCATTACATTGACATacaaaataaagatagtaatgacattaaattaaaatattactaatacaaactttaaaacataattaactaAGCTTAACAAACAAGTACATGGTACAAACGATACTAATAAAGCACacataaacttaaaattactttaataatattataatactaATATTCAGGAAGATCACTCCCCATTCcgctaaaataattatgaaattgtcCAAAAATATTCGTAGGATTATGAGATTCTTGATCTTCACCTTGATATTGATTAAGTTGTGATCCTTCTCCCTGTATTTGAGATGTTTGAGATCCTTCTCCTTGATGTGCAGCTGAATGAGATCCTTGTACTTGCATTCTCTTTTGCATAATTCTAATTTGCTAATTGCGAATATATTCACGCATCATCGGGTTAGAGATCGAGTTCAAatctttgaataaaattttgGTTTCTTCCTTGTAAAGCATAGTGTCTGCCATTTTTGTAATAGCAGCAGTACTTGCATTCATTGCCTCAACAAGTTGAGCATTAATATTAATTACCTTTGCAATCTGTTCAtcattctttttcttcatttttgctTTTTTCACCCCTGGAGGTCGTTTAATAGAACTACCACCGTTATctgaatcaatgatattaagatCAAAAGCAGACACACAAGGAGATGAAGGTGTATGAAATGCTTCCTCGGAGAATTATTGTTCAGATGAACCAGCATTAGCATTTTGTTGTCGCGATTTCATGGATGCAGTATTCATAGTGTCAGTGCCAAATTTTTCAATATCTTTGAGAATATtccagacatgatcaaatttgaaaCCCTTTGTGTATTTTGGGTCTTGTGCAAATAACATTTTGGCACGAGTTAACTGCAAGAAAATAATTGAACATCAGTTATGAAGATAATAATATGTATTAATAAATTTAGagttagattttaaaatttagatagtCTAAAATAAATATGAGCATAGTAACTTACAATATCTTGTTCCGATGCTCCACTAGGATTCAGATGTTCGATTTGTCGAATGCAACCTTTCATTTTGGATACTGAACTTAgcataagaagcattcttttttgCAAAGATCTTGGCGGTCGGCTATGATGTGCAAAATTTGGATCTGTATGAAACTCTTTCTCAACTCTTGCCTAGAATTGATCCTTCGATTGGTTGATCCCAATGATTGGATTTTGTGAAATATGAAGGTAAACATAACATAAGTGTTTATCTTCTTCAAATGAGTATGAAGCTTGTCGGGGGGTTGCACTCATTTTAGTAGAAGAGAAACCCTCACAAAAATTGTTGACATACAATGTGTTATACCAATATCTGGTAAGCCATTATATAGTGAAAAAATgtgaatataaaattatgcaaattttGATTCAGTGTCATGTCACGTCGTCTACCAAACTTGTCCCGATGTTGTCATTGTTGTGTCACGTCATCTGTGCATATTTGTCCAAATGTGTTCATTGTTAGGTCACATCATCTGGGCACAAAAAAATGTGTTTTCAATGCCCGGTCATGTCGCCTGCTATACTTGTCTCGATGTTGTCATTGTTGTGTCACATCATCTGTGCATATTTGTCCAAATGTGTTTATAACATACATTATAAATACATACCCCATAAGCAACATGTACCTCATCCATTCAATTATCTCAGAAAATGGATAACAATATTGAAGGTTCATCAAATTTATCATCTTCAAGCTCTGATGATGATAACTATGCAGAAAGTTTTAGTGCAAGGCAACAACTGATCGCTCAGGTGATTTCTACCAATAATCAAATTATCTTAAATTATCTCAATGAAGGAAGCAACAAAAGCAGGCATGGAGGCTTAATTCTTGGTCATAAGATGATCAATTGTAATCGTGAAGCTGCTGATCGTAATCTATTCAATGATTATTTCACCGAAAATGCATTGTATAATGATG includes these proteins:
- the LOC122050432 gene encoding uncharacterized protein LOC122050432, translating into MKGCIRQIEHLNPSGASEQDILTRAKMLFAQDPKYTKGFKFDHVWNILKDIEKFGTDTMNTASMKSRQQNANADNGGSSIKRPPGVKKAKMKKKNDEQIAKVININAQLVEAMNASTAAITKMADTMLYKEETKILFKDLNSISNPMMREYIRN